In Zalophus californianus isolate mZalCal1 chromosome 4, mZalCal1.pri.v2, whole genome shotgun sequence, the following proteins share a genomic window:
- the RPA2 gene encoding replication protein A 32 kDa subunit isoform X2, whose translation MFKIGNVEISQVTIVGIIRHAEKAPTNIVYKIDDMTAAPMDVRQWVDTDDASSENTVVPPETYVKVAGHLRSFQNKKSLVAFKIMPLEDMNEFTTHILEVVNAHMILSKSNSQPPAGRASISNPGMGETGNFGGNSSMPANGLTVAQNQVLNLIKACPRPEGLNFHDLKNQLQHMTVASIKQAVDFLSNEGHIYSTVDDDHFKSTDAD comes from the exons ATGTTCAAAATTGGGAATGTTGAGATTTCACAG GTCACTATTGTGGGTATAATCAGACATGCAGAAAAGGCCCCAACCAACATTGTGTACAAAATAGATGACATGACAGCTGCGCCCATGGATGTTCGCCAGTGGGTTGACACAGAT GATGCCAGCAGTGAAAACACAGTGGTTCCTCCAGAGACATACGTGAAAGTAGCTGGCCATCTGAGATCTTTTCAG aACAAAAAAAGCCTTGTAGCCTTTAAGATCATGCCTCTGGAGGACATGAATGAGTTCACCACACATATTCTGGAAGTTGTCAATGCACACATGATCCTGAGCAAATCTAACAGCCAG CCCCCAGCAGGGAGAGCATCTATCAGCAATCcaggaatgggtgaaacagggaACTTTGGTGGGAATAGCTCCATGCCAGCAAATGGCCTCACTGTGGCCCAAAACCAG GTGCTGAATTTGATTAAGGCTTGTCCAAGACCTGAAGGATTAAACTTTCATGATCTCAAGAACCAGCTCCAACACATGACTGTAGCCTCAATAAA gCAAGCTGTGGATTTTCTTAGCAACGAGGGACACATTTATTCCACTGTGGATGATGATCATTTTAAATCCACAGATGCAGACTAA
- the LOC118356931 gene encoding dnaJ homolog subfamily A member 1-like: MVKETTYYDVLGVKPNATQEELKKAYRKLALKYHPGKKPNEGEKFKQISQAYEVLSDAKKRELYDKGGEQAIKEGGAGGGFGSPMDIFDMFFGGGGRMQRERRGKNVVHQLSVTLEDLYNGATRKLALQKNVICDKCEGRGGKKGAVECCPNCRGTGMQIRIHQIGPGMVQQIQSVCMECQGHGERISPKDRCKSCNGRKIVREKKILEVHIDKGMKDGQKITFHGEGDQEPGLEPGDIIIVLDQKDHAVFTRRGEDLFMCMDIQLVEALCGFQKPVSTLDNRTIVITSHPGQIVKHGDIKCVLNEGMPIYRRPYEKGRLIIEFKVNFPENGFLSPDKLSLLEKLLPERKEVEETDEMDQVELVDFDPNQERWRHYNGEAYEDDEHHPRGGVQCQTS, from the coding sequence ATGGTGAAAGAAACCACTTACTATGATGTTTTGGGGGTCAAACCCAATGCCACCCAAGAGGAATTGAAAAAGGCCTACAGGAAACTGGCCTTGAAGTACCACCCTGGTAAGAAACCAAATGAAGGAGAGAAGTTTAAACAGATTTCTCAAGCTTACGAAGTACTCTCTGatgcaaagaaaagggaattatATGACAAAGGAGGAGAACAGGCAATTAAAGAAGGTGGAGCTGGTGGTGGTTTTGGCTCCCCCATGGACATCTTTGATATGttttttggaggaggaggaaggatgcagagagaaaggagaggtaaaaatgttGTGCATCAGCTCTCAGTAACCTTAGAAGATTTATATAATGGTGCAACACGAAAACTAGCTCTGCAAAAGAATGTGATTTGCGATAAATGTGAAGGCCGAGGTGGTAAGAAAGGAGCAGTCGAATGTTGTCCCAATTGCCGAGGTACTGGAATGCAAATAAGAATTCATCAGATAGGACCTGGAATGGTTCAGCAAATTCAGTCTGTGTGCATGGAGTGCCAGGGCCATGGGGAACGGATCAGTCCCAAAGACAGATGTAAAAGCTGCAATGGGAGGAAGATAGTTCGAGAGAAGAAGATTCTAGAAGTTCATATTGACAAAGGCATGAAGGACGGCCAGAAGATAACATTCCATGGTGAAGGAGACCAAGAACCAGGACTGGAACCAGGAGATATTATCATTGTTTTAGATCAGAAGGACCACGCTGTTTTCACTCGGCGAGGAGAAGACCTCTTCATGTGTATGGACATACAGCTGGTTGAAGCACTGTGTGGCTTTCAAAAGCCAGTATCTACTCTTGACAACCGAACCATCGTCATCACCTCTCACCCAGGTCAAATTGTCAAGCATGGAGATATCAAGTGTGTGCTAAATGAAGGCATGCCAATTTATCGTAGACCATATGAGAAGGGTCGCCTTATCATTGAATTTAAGGTAAACTTTCCTGAGaatggctttctctctcctgataAACTTTCTTTGCTGGAAAAACTCCTACCTgagaggaaggaagtagaagagacTGATGAAATGGACCAGGTAGAACTGGTGGACTTTGATCCAAATCAGGAAAGATGGCGCCATTACAATGGGGAAGCCTATGAGGATGATGAACATCATCCCAGGGGTGGTGTTCAGTGTCAGACCTCTTAA
- the RPA2 gene encoding replication protein A 32 kDa subunit isoform X1, with product MWFSGSESYSSSSFGGAGGYTQSPGGFGSPTPSQVEKKSRARAQHIVPCTISQLLSATLVDEMFKIGNVEISQVTIVGIIRHAEKAPTNIVYKIDDMTAAPMDVRQWVDTDDASSENTVVPPETYVKVAGHLRSFQNKKSLVAFKIMPLEDMNEFTTHILEVVNAHMILSKSNSQPPAGRASISNPGMGETGNFGGNSSMPANGLTVAQNQVLNLIKACPRPEGLNFHDLKNQLQHMTVASIKQAVDFLSNEGHIYSTVDDDHFKSTDAD from the exons ATGTGGTTTA GTGGATCTGAGAGCTACAGCAGCTCCTCCTTTGGCGGAGCGGGCGGCTACACGCAGTCCCCCGGGGGCTTTGGATCGCCGACGCCTTCGCAGGTTGAAAAGAAATCA aggGCCCGAGCCCAGCACATTGTACCCTGTACCATATCTCAGCTGCTTTCTGCCACTCTAGTTGATGAAATGTTCAAAATTGGGAATGTTGAGATTTCACAG GTCACTATTGTGGGTATAATCAGACATGCAGAAAAGGCCCCAACCAACATTGTGTACAAAATAGATGACATGACAGCTGCGCCCATGGATGTTCGCCAGTGGGTTGACACAGAT GATGCCAGCAGTGAAAACACAGTGGTTCCTCCAGAGACATACGTGAAAGTAGCTGGCCATCTGAGATCTTTTCAG aACAAAAAAAGCCTTGTAGCCTTTAAGATCATGCCTCTGGAGGACATGAATGAGTTCACCACACATATTCTGGAAGTTGTCAATGCACACATGATCCTGAGCAAATCTAACAGCCAG CCCCCAGCAGGGAGAGCATCTATCAGCAATCcaggaatgggtgaaacagggaACTTTGGTGGGAATAGCTCCATGCCAGCAAATGGCCTCACTGTGGCCCAAAACCAG GTGCTGAATTTGATTAAGGCTTGTCCAAGACCTGAAGGATTAAACTTTCATGATCTCAAGAACCAGCTCCAACACATGACTGTAGCCTCAATAAA gCAAGCTGTGGATTTTCTTAGCAACGAGGGACACATTTATTCCACTGTGGATGATGATCATTTTAAATCCACAGATGCAGACTAA